A portion of the Desulfurobacterium indicum genome contains these proteins:
- a CDS encoding LptF/LptG family permease: MKVLHRYVFTEVVRLFLLLLVVFILIIVMNRASFIAETILGYGVPVSYLFVILFKMIPSFLGLLIPMSLTFAVLITFFLMNGRNEIVAIKSCGISVEELLKPIFLISLVLTFLNFFSVMFVMPASNVSIKRQIQELVRKKLSLSITPGSFTSNFPGVTFYAEKVFPERGILGDFMVSVDKKNEKITIFANYGRIRMDNGTVYLDIKDGVGQFLDWNKPENLKLLNFNTYTLVVYKFVKGETFSSSKYLNLIQLIRRWNLEDKVEFFKRLAISLTPLIMGLLAFTIAASMPKGSIGTAVLLGLFMIVVYYVLYTVAKKLAMKSGFFALPLVVDFVFVVLFFVFYRRVMSEAYLE, translated from the coding sequence ATGAAAGTTCTACACAGGTATGTTTTTACTGAAGTTGTAAGGCTTTTTTTGCTTTTACTGGTTGTTTTTATCTTGATTATAGTGATGAATCGCGCTTCTTTTATCGCCGAGACCATTCTTGGGTATGGTGTACCGGTCTCTTACCTTTTTGTAATTTTGTTTAAAATGATCCCTTCTTTTCTGGGGCTCTTAATCCCCATGTCTTTAACATTTGCAGTTCTGATAACTTTTTTTCTCATGAATGGAAGGAATGAAATAGTAGCCATAAAATCTTGTGGGATAAGTGTGGAGGAGCTTTTAAAACCGATTTTTTTGATTTCTCTTGTTTTGACTTTTTTGAATTTTTTCTCTGTAATGTTTGTTATGCCCGCCAGTAATGTCTCTATTAAGAGGCAGATTCAGGAGCTTGTTAGAAAAAAACTTTCTCTTAGTATTACTCCCGGCAGTTTCACCTCTAATTTTCCTGGGGTAACCTTTTATGCAGAAAAGGTTTTCCCGGAAAGGGGAATTTTAGGTGATTTTATGGTTTCCGTGGATAAAAAAAATGAGAAGATAACAATATTTGCCAATTATGGCAGGATAAGGATGGATAACGGCACTGTTTATCTTGATATTAAGGATGGTGTCGGTCAGTTTTTAGACTGGAATAAACCGGAAAATTTGAAACTTCTAAATTTCAATACATATACGCTTGTTGTCTATAAATTCGTTAAAGGAGAGACATTTTCTTCCTCGAAATATCTAAATTTGATTCAGCTGATTAGAAGGTGGAATCTTGAAGATAAAGTTGAGTTTTTCAAGAGATTGGCCATATCTTTAACACCGTTAATAATGGGACTTTTAGCATTTACTATAGCTGCTTCTATGCCTAAAGGTTCAATAGGAACTGCAGTTCTTTTAGGTTTGTTTATGATTGTTGTTTACTATGTCTTATATACCGTTGCCAAAAAGCTTGCCATGAAATCGGGATTTTTTGCTCTTCCTCTTGTTGTTGATTTTGTATTTGTTGTTTTATTTTTTGTTTTTTATAGAAGGGTTATGTCTGAAGCTTATTTAGAGTAG
- a CDS encoding thioredoxin family protein, producing MDTAIRIFYYIARVFFFIAFLYLSFIILLRIYWGFKSKRMKGKPLPLLDGEFARLKKGKGLVYFYSPTCQPCKAMEPIIKKLVKDAKIKVVRVNVTEKPELARKFGVLATPSEILVEDGKIVKVILGPATEGDIRKGLGL from the coding sequence ATGGATACAGCTATAAGAATTTTCTATTATATTGCCAGGGTGTTTTTCTTCATAGCTTTTCTGTATCTCTCTTTTATTATTCTTCTCAGGATTTACTGGGGATTTAAGTCTAAAAGAATGAAGGGAAAGCCGCTTCCTTTACTTGATGGGGAATTTGCCCGTCTAAAAAAAGGGAAAGGGCTTGTCTATTTCTACTCACCTACCTGTCAGCCGTGTAAAGCAATGGAGCCGATTATAAAGAAGCTTGTTAAGGATGCGAAGATAAAAGTTGTAAGAGTTAATGTTACTGAGAAACCGGAACTTGCCAGAAAATTTGGTGTTCTTGCTACTCCTTCTGAAATTCTGGTTGAGGACGGTAAGATTGTTAAAGTTATTTTAGGGCCTGCGACTGAAGGAGATATAAGAAAAGGATTAGGGTTATGA
- the secF gene encoding protein translocase subunit SecF: protein MERQFDFIGKRYIAYAISLLLIIGTWAYGLYKGPRFGIDFTGGVLVQIKVEGNVNAEKLREIFKETDIGNGITVQQIQNANEYILKVPAASNVNRIVEEIKTTLMSKLKDKVQILRVEMIGPAVGKELKEKGLLAVLYSFIAILIYVAWRFEPVFAVTSVLALIHDALITVGFLMVTGREFNLPVVAAILTVIGYSINDTIVVFDRIRENMQIYKNSKPFEELVNESINQTLSRTIITSLTTFFVVLCLFLFGGSTINNFSFALLVGIITGTYSSIFIASSLVVDWYRIRKRK from the coding sequence ATGGAAAGACAGTTTGATTTTATAGGAAAAAGATACATAGCTTATGCTATTTCTCTACTTTTGATTATAGGGACCTGGGCTTACGGCCTTTACAAAGGTCCTCGTTTCGGAATTGATTTCACTGGTGGTGTTCTGGTTCAGATAAAAGTAGAGGGAAATGTTAACGCTGAAAAGTTGCGGGAGATTTTTAAAGAGACAGATATCGGTAATGGGATTACCGTTCAGCAGATTCAAAATGCTAACGAATATATACTGAAAGTACCTGCTGCAAGTAATGTTAATCGTATTGTTGAAGAGATAAAAACTACTCTTATGAGTAAACTTAAAGATAAAGTTCAGATTTTAAGAGTTGAAATGATAGGTCCTGCTGTTGGAAAAGAGCTAAAAGAAAAGGGGCTGTTAGCAGTTCTATATTCTTTTATTGCTATATTGATATATGTGGCCTGGCGGTTTGAACCTGTGTTTGCTGTTACTTCCGTTCTTGCGCTTATTCATGATGCGCTCATAACGGTAGGTTTTCTTATGGTTACAGGTAGAGAGTTTAATCTACCTGTTGTTGCTGCGATTCTTACGGTTATAGGTTATTCTATTAACGATACTATCGTTGTTTTCGACAGAATTAGAGAGAATATGCAGATATATAAAAATTCAAAGCCTTTTGAGGAGCTTGTGAATGAAAGTATCAACCAGACACTTTCAAGGACGATAATTACGTCGCTTACTACATTCTTTGTTGTCCTTTGTCTCTTTCTTTTTGGCGGTAGCACCATAAATAACTTCTCTTTTGCACTGCTTGTCGGAATTATAACTGGAACCTATTCGTCTATCTTTATAGCAAGTTCTCTTGTTGTTGATTGGTACAGGATAAGAAAGAGAAAATGA
- a CDS encoding endonuclease V: MFDYRKAAYAQEILKKKIKLQPFKGSINLVAGCDLTFLNPFKTPTEGIAAFVILKYPELEVVERVYATGKITIPYVPGFLAFREIPLLIRAFRMIKKKPDVIIVDGHGIVHPRGLGIAAHLGVVLNVPTVGCAKKPLYGRFNMPGKQKGNYSYIFDKYTNEKLGVVLRTKDNVKPVFVSPGNLTDIETAGNLVFSTVTSYRLPEPTRLAHNFLREIRKKFL; the protein is encoded by the coding sequence ATGTTTGATTATAGAAAAGCAGCGTATGCTCAGGAAATTTTAAAAAAGAAGATAAAATTACAACCTTTTAAAGGTTCGATTAATCTGGTGGCGGGTTGTGACCTAACGTTTTTAAATCCTTTTAAGACGCCGACAGAAGGTATAGCTGCTTTTGTTATTTTGAAGTATCCGGAGCTTGAGGTTGTTGAAAGAGTTTATGCTACGGGAAAGATTACGATTCCTTATGTTCCTGGATTTTTAGCCTTTAGGGAGATACCTTTACTTATTAGAGCTTTCCGCATGATAAAGAAGAAACCAGATGTTATCATAGTTGATGGCCATGGTATCGTTCATCCAAGAGGTCTCGGAATTGCTGCTCATCTTGGTGTTGTTCTGAATGTACCTACAGTAGGGTGCGCTAAAAAGCCTTTATACGGAAGATTTAATATGCCAGGTAAACAAAAAGGAAATTATTCTTACATTTTTGATAAATATACCAATGAAAAACTTGGAGTGGTTTTACGGACAAAAGACAATGTTAAACCTGTTTTTGTTTCTCCTGGTAATTTAACAGATATCGAGACTGCAGGAAACCTGGTTTTTTCTACTGTTACGAGCTATAGATTACCTGAACCTACACGGCTTGCTCATAATTTTCTGAGAGAAATTAGAAAAAAATTTCTTTAA
- a CDS encoding Ni/Fe hydrogenase subunit alpha: protein MMKKEIKVDHLTRVEGHGAIEIIFEGDKVKDVKVRITEGPRFYEYTVRERLWTDIPKVVSRICGICYVSHRIASVRAIEDAFGVKVPEPIELLRKLLIVGEFFESHSLHVYFLALPDYMGYDSALAMAKEYPNVVKRAFKMKNLGNTIMKTITGKHFHGENIIPGGFATYPTKEELLALKEQLEEIMVDVEDTVKLFDSLDYPELNDPPMFQMAISKDKLAFVGNEIYLSDGTVFTKNEFEMFVIESFNGYSMAKQSTIEGKPFLVGPLARVNLHLDSLRPKTKEIMKNMRIKFPSNNSLHQNVARTIELMELTQEGIELIDAILADYPSISRVEIKPKAGTGFGLKEAPRGTLYHKYSFDENGRCINANIITPTAQLQANMEKDLKSLAERLSSEDEATVKKYAEMMIRAYDPCISCSVHMFGARFETLKVIRL from the coding sequence ATGATGAAGAAAGAGATAAAGGTGGATCACTTAACGAGGGTTGAAGGTCATGGTGCCATAGAGATAATTTTTGAAGGGGATAAGGTAAAAGATGTTAAAGTAAGGATAACTGAAGGGCCGAGATTTTACGAATACACTGTAAGAGAAAGACTCTGGACAGACATTCCAAAAGTCGTTTCGAGAATATGCGGTATTTGTTATGTCTCTCACCGTATAGCTTCTGTAAGGGCTATTGAAGATGCGTTTGGTGTTAAGGTTCCAGAACCTATAGAACTTTTGAGGAAGCTTCTTATAGTCGGTGAATTTTTTGAGAGTCATTCACTTCACGTTTATTTTCTGGCACTTCCAGACTACATGGGATATGATTCTGCCCTTGCTATGGCTAAAGAGTATCCTAACGTTGTTAAGCGTGCGTTTAAGATGAAAAACCTGGGTAATACCATAATGAAGACAATCACGGGGAAACATTTCCACGGAGAAAACATTATTCCTGGAGGTTTCGCCACTTATCCTACGAAAGAGGAACTTCTTGCTTTAAAGGAGCAACTTGAAGAGATAATGGTAGATGTTGAAGATACGGTTAAACTTTTTGATTCTCTTGATTATCCTGAGCTGAATGATCCGCCTATGTTTCAAATGGCAATATCAAAAGATAAGCTTGCATTCGTCGGTAATGAGATATATCTGTCTGATGGGACTGTGTTTACCAAAAACGAGTTTGAGATGTTTGTTATTGAAAGTTTTAACGGCTATTCTATGGCAAAGCAGTCAACAATAGAAGGGAAGCCGTTTTTAGTAGGTCCTCTTGCAAGAGTTAATCTTCATCTTGATTCTTTGAGACCTAAGACGAAGGAAATTATGAAAAATATGAGAATTAAGTTCCCTTCAAACAACAGTCTACATCAAAATGTTGCAAGGACAATAGAACTTATGGAACTTACACAGGAAGGTATTGAGCTTATAGATGCTATACTTGCTGATTATCCTTCGATTTCAAGAGTAGAAATTAAGCCGAAAGCCGGAACAGGTTTTGGACTTAAGGAAGCACCGAGAGGAACTCTCTATCATAAGTATTCCTTTGATGAAAACGGCAGATGCATCAACGCAAATATAATTACACCGACAGCTCAGCTACAGGCGAACATGGAGAAGGATTTAAAATCGCTTGCTGAAAGGCTTTCTTCCGAGGATGAGGCTACTGTCAAAAAGTATGCCGAGATGATGATAAGGGCTTATGACCCATGTATTTCCTGTTCAGTTCATATGTTTGGTGCCAGGTTTGAGACCTTGAAAGTTATTCGTCTGTAA
- a CDS encoding LptF/LptG family permease gives MFKKLDIYTFKRVSKYFFLIFSVLVILFLVIDFVGKVDQIGGGHLSDVLLLVLSRLPLYVVRMLPVAVLVSVMVTVADFSSTNELLVIKALGISLYRFSIPFIVFAFFIAIFAFSVEETVVPAAAKIEKHVLINSGKKKPLVIGSQIWSKAGNKFVSIEKLNFATGEGKHFSMIEVDKRFKPIKRTDAINVKYLGNNVWMLKDVYIRDFSNKVFRHQEDLKVNLRVSLRDLKVYSAEPEKMEIFSLIRMIKHLKALGYNVTAYQVELYNKIALPLVSVVVAFIGIPLGAFNPRNQKSYTAVVAIVITVLMWITISFFNSLGKSGVLPPIYASFAPEFIFFSLGLMLFSRSHT, from the coding sequence ATGTTTAAAAAATTGGATATCTATACTTTTAAAAGGGTTTCAAAATACTTTTTTCTGATTTTTTCTGTTCTTGTTATTCTTTTTCTTGTCATAGATTTTGTAGGTAAAGTTGATCAGATTGGCGGCGGACATTTAAGCGATGTGCTGCTTTTAGTGCTTTCAAGATTGCCTCTCTATGTTGTAAGAATGCTTCCTGTTGCTGTTCTGGTTTCTGTTATGGTTACAGTGGCGGATTTTTCTTCTACAAATGAACTTCTTGTAATAAAAGCTTTGGGGATAAGTCTTTACAGATTTTCCATTCCTTTTATCGTTTTTGCGTTTTTTATTGCAATTTTTGCTTTTTCTGTTGAGGAAACAGTTGTGCCTGCTGCGGCGAAGATAGAAAAACATGTTTTAATAAATTCGGGAAAAAAGAAACCTCTTGTAATAGGGTCTCAAATATGGAGTAAGGCGGGTAATAAGTTTGTTTCTATTGAAAAACTTAACTTTGCAACCGGTGAGGGGAAACATTTTTCGATGATAGAGGTGGATAAAAGGTTTAAACCTATAAAAAGAACGGACGCCATAAATGTTAAGTATTTGGGAAATAATGTGTGGATGCTCAAAGATGTATACATAAGAGACTTTTCGAATAAAGTCTTCCGTCATCAGGAGGATTTAAAGGTAAATTTGCGCGTTTCTCTTCGTGATTTGAAAGTTTACTCTGCTGAACCTGAAAAAATGGAAATTTTTTCTCTTATCAGAATGATAAAGCACCTCAAAGCTCTCGGTTATAATGTGACGGCCTACCAGGTTGAACTTTACAATAAAATAGCATTACCGCTTGTTTCTGTTGTGGTTGCTTTTATAGGCATACCTTTGGGAGCTTTTAATCCTCGGAACCAGAAAAGTTATACTGCTGTAGTTGCTATTGTTATTACTGTTTTAATGTGGATTACAATTTCTTTCTTTAACAGTTTGGGTAAGAGCGGGGTTTTGCCGCCTATTTACGCAAGTTTTGCACCAGAGTTTATTTTCTTTTCATTAGGGTTGATGCTGTTTTCAAGGAGTCATACTTAG
- a CDS encoding NADH:ubiquinone oxidoreductase — MAKPKIGIMYLTSCAGCQCEILNYEEALLKLLDLTEIKYFPIGSSANTLDEELDVLFVEGSVSTSLDEEMVKKGREKAKVLVAIGTCACFGGVQANNNDVPVDELLETVYGTTDMPFKITHARPVEEVVKVDYSLPGCPVDGKQFVYATAFLLNGVKPFFPKMAVCYECKLSETECRTLQGLFCLGPITTAGCGAPCTSKGLGCQGCRGDHDAPNYKEMVEVLSERGLKGKDMINFMKVFRGNYLKEKLKDAGVE; from the coding sequence ATGGCAAAGCCAAAAATTGGAATAATGTATCTTACAAGCTGTGCAGGATGTCAGTGTGAGATACTTAACTATGAAGAAGCGCTCTTAAAACTTCTTGATTTAACAGAGATTAAATATTTTCCAATAGGCAGCAGTGCCAACACTCTTGATGAGGAGCTTGATGTTCTTTTTGTTGAAGGCTCTGTTTCTACATCTCTTGATGAAGAAATGGTTAAAAAGGGAAGGGAAAAAGCCAAGGTTCTCGTTGCAATAGGAACCTGTGCTTGCTTTGGCGGTGTTCAGGCAAACAATAATGATGTTCCTGTTGATGAGCTTCTGGAAACGGTTTATGGGACTACAGATATGCCTTTTAAGATTACTCATGCAAGACCTGTTGAGGAGGTTGTAAAGGTTGATTATTCTCTTCCTGGATGCCCTGTTGATGGAAAACAGTTCGTCTATGCAACAGCTTTTCTTCTAAATGGTGTTAAACCGTTCTTTCCGAAAATGGCTGTTTGTTACGAGTGTAAGCTTTCAGAGACAGAATGTAGAACACTTCAGGGACTTTTCTGTCTTGGTCCTATTACTACAGCTGGTTGTGGTGCTCCATGTACGTCAAAGGGGCTTGGTTGTCAGGGATGTCGTGGTGATCATGATGCTCCGAACTATAAGGAGATGGTGGAAGTTCTCTCAGAGAGGGGACTTAAAGGTAAAGATATGATTAATTTCATGAAAGTTTTCCGCGGCAACTACCTGAAAGAAAAACTTAAAGATGCAGGGGTCGAATGA
- a CDS encoding FAD/NAD(P)-binding protein: MKKSLEKLLTISTVHDPFKPQKVRITDIEELAPDHKKFSFVFLEDELNEKWSHKPGQFVMLTVPKAGEIPISICSSPTRKGTIELTVRKVGRKTEVLHSMKCGDILGLRGPYGNSFPVDLMEGHNVLIIAGGLGMAPLRSLVWYVLDKREKYKEVYLLYGTRNYEAVLYKDELRRLKERDDIRCLYILDRVETEDDKAWTEKEGLITSLIPEVDLDPSDTYVAVCGPPVAYRFIGAELIKNGYQESKVFVSLERKMECGVGKCGHCQVGYKFTCVDGPIFPLWDTKNLPKMI; this comes from the coding sequence ATGAAGAAGAGCCTGGAAAAGTTACTAACGATATCCACAGTGCATGATCCTTTTAAACCTCAAAAGGTGAGGATAACAGATATAGAGGAACTTGCACCTGATCATAAGAAGTTTTCCTTTGTCTTTCTGGAGGATGAACTTAACGAAAAATGGAGTCACAAGCCTGGGCAGTTTGTTATGTTGACTGTTCCTAAGGCTGGAGAAATTCCGATTTCAATATGTTCTTCTCCAACAAGAAAAGGAACAATTGAATTAACAGTCAGGAAAGTGGGAAGAAAAACGGAAGTTCTTCACAGTATGAAATGTGGAGATATTCTTGGTTTAAGAGGTCCTTATGGTAACTCTTTTCCTGTTGATTTGATGGAAGGCCACAATGTGCTGATTATTGCAGGCGGCCTTGGGATGGCGCCTCTTCGTTCTCTTGTATGGTATGTACTGGATAAGAGGGAGAAGTATAAAGAGGTTTATCTCCTTTACGGAACAAGAAATTATGAAGCTGTTCTTTATAAGGATGAGCTCAGAAGGTTAAAAGAGAGAGATGATATTAGATGTCTCTATATCCTTGATAGAGTGGAAACAGAAGATGATAAAGCCTGGACGGAAAAAGAAGGACTTATTACATCTCTAATTCCTGAAGTTGATCTTGATCCTTCCGATACATATGTGGCTGTTTGTGGACCACCTGTGGCTTATAGATTTATCGGAGCTGAACTTATAAAGAATGGTTATCAGGAAAGTAAAGTTTTTGTTTCTCTTGAGAGAAAGATGGAATGTGGAGTGGGTAAGTGCGGCCATTGTCAGGTTGGTTACAAGTTTACATGTGTTGACGGTCCTATTTTCCCACTCTGGGATACGAAAAATCTACCAAAAATGATTTAA
- a CDS encoding MBL fold metallo-hydrolase RNA specificity domain-containing protein, whose product MKIMFCGAAQVVTGSCHLIETGNSKFLLDCGQFQGAMELEDLNYTFPFRPSDIDFVILSHGHLDHCGRLPLLVKEGFSGKIYATPGTIDIARLILMDAAQVQEESIETVNRKREREGLPPVAPLFILDDVFDVFDLFEPIPYGEWVGIKDLKFRFSDAGHILCSSFIEMEIEGKRVVYSGDLGNKGKPFVRDPFYPEKADVLIVESTYGNRVHKSVVESVRELKEAILDTFKRGGVVLIPTFALERAQDILYFLKQFIEKREIPKCKVFLDSPLAISITRTFKRHKECFDKDTLEMFKKGDPLNFPGLTFTRTVEESMRINQVKSHAIIIAGNGMCTAGRIVHHLRHHLWDRNSSIVFIGYQAEGTTGREIIEGKKKVKIFNEYIKVNAKVYTINGFSSHADKPQLIDWIKRGTKKDTRIVLVHGEKDVMKDYGEAILKDIGIKPIIPELYETLTF is encoded by the coding sequence ATGAAAATAATGTTTTGTGGAGCAGCACAGGTTGTTACGGGAAGTTGCCATCTTATAGAAACAGGTAATTCGAAATTTCTTCTTGATTGCGGTCAGTTTCAGGGAGCTATGGAGCTTGAGGATCTTAACTATACCTTTCCTTTCAGGCCTTCTGATATTGATTTTGTTATTCTTTCCCACGGCCATCTTGATCACTGTGGTCGTCTTCCTCTGCTTGTAAAGGAAGGTTTTTCTGGAAAAATATATGCTACACCTGGAACAATAGATATTGCAAGATTAATACTGATGGATGCCGCTCAAGTTCAGGAAGAATCGATAGAAACTGTAAATAGAAAACGGGAAAGGGAAGGATTACCTCCTGTTGCTCCACTCTTTATTCTTGATGATGTATTTGATGTTTTCGATCTTTTTGAGCCTATTCCTTACGGTGAATGGGTTGGTATAAAGGATTTAAAATTCAGATTCAGCGATGCGGGCCATATTCTCTGTTCTTCTTTTATAGAGATGGAAATTGAAGGAAAAAGGGTCGTCTATTCAGGAGATCTCGGAAATAAAGGAAAACCTTTTGTTCGTGATCCTTTCTATCCAGAAAAGGCGGATGTTCTTATTGTTGAATCAACCTATGGAAACAGAGTTCATAAATCGGTTGTAGAATCTGTTAGAGAATTAAAAGAAGCTATACTGGACACCTTTAAAAGAGGTGGTGTTGTTCTTATACCTACTTTTGCCCTTGAAAGGGCACAGGATATTCTTTACTTTTTAAAGCAGTTTATAGAAAAGAGGGAAATTCCAAAATGTAAGGTTTTTCTGGATAGTCCTCTTGCCATTTCGATTACCAGAACGTTCAAAAGACATAAAGAATGTTTTGATAAAGATACTCTTGAAATGTTCAAAAAAGGAGATCCGCTGAACTTTCCCGGTTTAACTTTCACAAGAACGGTTGAAGAGTCTATGAGGATAAATCAGGTAAAGTCTCACGCCATAATAATTGCTGGAAATGGTATGTGCACTGCAGGTAGGATTGTTCACCATTTAAGGCATCATCTATGGGATAGGAACAGTTCCATAGTATTTATAGGTTATCAGGCAGAAGGAACTACTGGAAGAGAAATTATTGAAGGGAAGAAAAAAGTTAAAATTTTCAATGAGTATATAAAAGTAAATGCAAAGGTTTATACGATAAACGGTTTTTCTTCTCATGCCGATAAACCGCAACTTATTGATTGGATAAAAAGAGGGACTAAAAAAGATACCAGAATTGTTCTTGTTCATGGTGAAAAAGATGTGATGAAGGATTACGGAGAGGCTATATTAAAAGATATAGGAATTAAACCGATTATTCCTGAACTTTATGAGACATTAACCTTCTAG
- a CDS encoding 4Fe-4S dicluster domain-containing protein: protein MNFQLEKAKILPKENLSQFLEGVRQFGRLIAPVKKKEKYIFSEIDDVSKVETDYVRTILPPKKFILGYLRERFEYSPERMEFVENFKPQPQVIFGVHSCDLHGIAILDAVYLKGDNPDPRYLAARKETTLIGISCVPDDDCFCISTGTAFPDGTSWDLFFTDIGDSYFVSIGSVKGDEIIHSLESIFREISKKELSLYKRVTAEKKHLFKDKNIPDLERITQVIELEYDSEIWEEEAERCFSCGTCTNTCPTCFCYTSVDMPSIDGKVVTRIEFITSCQYPYYSLVAGGHRFHENIKERFRNRYYHKFVGYPYQIERFGCVGCGRCQHECPAGIRIVDTLKKLRGAGDEEEPGKVTNDIHSA from the coding sequence ATGAACTTTCAGCTTGAAAAGGCGAAAATCCTTCCGAAAGAAAATCTTTCACAATTTCTGGAAGGTGTTAGACAATTCGGAAGGTTGATTGCGCCTGTTAAAAAGAAGGAAAAGTATATCTTCTCTGAGATTGATGATGTTTCAAAGGTGGAAACGGACTATGTCAGGACGATTCTGCCGCCGAAAAAATTTATTCTCGGTTACTTAAGAGAGAGGTTTGAGTATAGCCCGGAAAGGATGGAGTTTGTGGAAAATTTCAAACCTCAGCCTCAAGTGATTTTCGGAGTTCACTCTTGCGATCTTCACGGTATAGCCATTCTGGATGCGGTTTATCTCAAAGGGGATAATCCTGATCCTCGTTATTTGGCAGCCAGAAAGGAGACTACACTGATAGGTATTTCCTGTGTTCCGGATGACGATTGTTTTTGCATTTCTACGGGAACTGCTTTTCCTGACGGCACAAGCTGGGATCTGTTTTTCACGGATATTGGAGACAGTTATTTCGTTTCAATAGGAAGCGTTAAAGGTGATGAAATTATTCATTCTTTGGAGTCTATTTTCAGAGAAATTTCCAAGAAGGAGTTGTCTCTTTATAAGAGAGTTACGGCAGAGAAAAAGCATTTGTTTAAGGATAAAAATATTCCTGATCTTGAAAGGATTACTCAGGTTATTGAGCTTGAGTATGATTCTGAGATCTGGGAGGAAGAGGCAGAGAGGTGTTTTAGCTGCGGAACCTGTACCAATACGTGTCCTACTTGCTTTTGTTATACCAGTGTTGATATGCCTTCGATAGATGGGAAAGTTGTTACGAGAATAGAGTTTATAACATCCTGTCAATATCCTTACTATTCTCTTGTTGCGGGTGGACACAGATTTCATGAAAACATTAAAGAGCGCTTTAGAAACCGCTACTATCACAAGTTTGTCGGTTATCCTTATCAGATAGAAAGGTTTGGATGTGTTGGTTGTGGTAGATGTCAGCATGAATGCCCGGCAGGTATAAGAATTGTTGATACACTTAAAAAATTGAGAGGAGCGGGAGATGAAGAAGAGCCTGGAAAAGTTACTAACGATATCCACAGTGCATGA